A genomic segment from Gossypium hirsutum isolate 1008001.06 chromosome D04, Gossypium_hirsutum_v2.1, whole genome shotgun sequence encodes:
- the LOC107899533 gene encoding GDSL esterase/lipase CPRD49: MIGPGRPLFVLFGSSIVQLSYSHEGWGAILAHAYARKADIILRGYRGWNSRRALEVLDKVFPKDAAVQPSLVIVYFGGNDSTEPHPSGLGPHVPLPEYVENMKKIAMHLKGLSENTHVMFLSTPPVNEGQILESFGKCGRTNEGCRIYSEACLKLCQEVDIKCIDLWTAIQQRDDWKTVCFTDGIHLSSEGSKLVGEEILKALAEEPSLCWRSLPTEFDEDSVFDPVDEEGKNINISNL; encoded by the exons ATGATTGGTCCAGGCAGACCTCTCTTCGTCCTCTTTGGATCTTCCATCGTTCAGTTGAGTTACAGCCACGAAGGTTGGGGTGCAATTCTTGCACATGCATATGCTCGCAAG GCAGACATAATTCTGCGAGGATACAGAGGGTGGAACTCGAGGCGTGCTTTGGAAGTTCTAGATAAAGTTTTCCCCAAG GATGCTGCTGTACAACCTTCATTGGTGATAGTTTATTTTGGTGGCAATGACTCAACTGAGCCCCACCCATCCGGCCTTGGTCCCCATGTACCTCTTCCAGAATATGTTGAGAACATGAAGAAGATTGCTATGCATCTCAAG GGCCTATCGGAGAACACTCATGTAATGTTCCTTAGCACTCCACCGGTGAATGAGGGACAAATACTAGAAAGCTTTGGTAAATGCGGTCGAACCAATGAAGGTTGCCGGATTTATTCCGAAGCTTGTTTAAAACTATGCCAAGAAGTGGATATAAAATGTATTGATCTTTGGACTGCAATCCAGCAAAGAGACGACTGGAAGACAGTTTGCTTTAC GGATGGCATCCATCTATCCTCCGAGGGGAGCAAGTTAGTGGGTGAAGAAATATTGAAAGCCCTGGCAGAGGAACCAAGTTTATGCTGGAGATCATTGCCGACTGAATTTGATGAAGATTCAGTCTTTGATCCTGTCGATGAAGAAGGGAAGAACATTAACATTTCAAACCTGTAG